CGATGTTCCGTTTGTCAAGCGAAGGAGTAGAGAGATGGAGACCTTGACCGACAGTGGCGAGCGAGCACAGCAAGCCGCCCAGCCCAAACGGGCCGACGCCCGGCGGAACGAGCAGACGCTGCTCGACGCCGCCGCCGCCCTCTTCGTGACGTCTGGCGTCGACGTGCCGGTGCGCGAGATCGCGCTTAAAGCCGGGGTCGGGGTGGGGACGATCTACCGGCACTTCCCGACGCGGGCGGATCTGATCGTCGCCGTCTACCGGCATCAGGTCGAGGCCTGCGCCGAGGCCGGTCCGGCGCTGCTCGCCAGCAGCGTGAGTCCTTATGAGGCGTTGGGGCAATGGATCGACCTCTTCGTGGATTTCCTGACCACCAAGCACGGCCTGGCGGCCGTCATGCAGTCCGACAAGGCCGGCTTCGACACGTTGCACGCCTACTTCCTCGACCGCCTCGTGCCGGTGTGTGCCGGGCTGCTGGACGCTGCCGCAGAAGTAGGGGAGGTTCGCCCGGACCTGACGGCCTACGAACTGATGCGCGGCGTGGGCAATCTCTGCGTCGGCGCTGGCGACCCCCGCTACAACGCCCGTCGTCTGGTCGAACGGCTCATCGCCGGACTGCGCCGACCGTAGAGGTCGCTGACCCGTGCGGAACGTCGGTGGGGCGTTCTCTCGACGGGCGGAGGCCGGGTACCGTTCAACCCTGGCGGGACGTGTGCAGGACCAGAGCCGAGGCTGGCACCCCCTCCGCCACGGACCAAGACCCGTCCGTCGTCGCCCAGTGAATGGGTGGGCTGACGGCTGTCCACCGTGTTGAACGCGAGTCCGACCCTTTTGATCGATCGGACTCTGACCCGGAGTTTTGCCCCCCAGCGCTGTTCTGACCTTCGGCTT
This sequence is a window from Deinococcus aestuarii. Protein-coding genes within it:
- a CDS encoding TetR/AcrR family transcriptional regulator, which encodes METLTDSGERAQQAAQPKRADARRNEQTLLDAAAALFVTSGVDVPVREIALKAGVGVGTIYRHFPTRADLIVAVYRHQVEACAEAGPALLASSVSPYEALGQWIDLFVDFLTTKHGLAAVMQSDKAGFDTLHAYFLDRLVPVCAGLLDAAAEVGEVRPDLTAYELMRGVGNLCVGAGDPRYNARRLVERLIAGLRRP